CGTCGCCGCCGTGTCGGCGTCGCTCGGGAGCAGCTCCAAGGCCGGACGCGTGTAGAAGTACCCGACGATCCCGATCACCACCGACAGCAGGGAGACGGTGAAGATGGTCTGGCCGGCGACGAGACCCGCGGACCGGTCGCCTTTGGCCCCCGTGTACTGCGCGACGAGGATGGCCCCCGCGGTCGTGAACCCGCCGGCGACGGCGATAAGCAGGAATATCAGGGGGAACGCGAGGCTGATCGCGCCGACCGCCTCGGCCGACAGCCGCCCGAGGTACAGCGTGTCGACGACGTTGTACATCACCTGTAGCAGTTGGATGACGACGATGGGCCACGCGAGATGGAAGAGCGGCCGTATCAGGCTGCCCTCTGTGATCGACTCCGCCGCGACTCGCTCGGGGGTATCGTCCGCAGGCGCTTCGGCGGAGTCGTCTTGCGGGCTGTCGGTAGAATCGCCTTCACCACCGTCGGCAGAGCCGTCTTCGTGATCGCCGGCGGAACCGTCATCGGATTCGTCGGTGCCGCCGTCAGTCATCACTCTCGGCGGGTCGTCGGCCGTCGTCGCCTCGCCATCGGGAGCTTCGGCATCGAGAGTGTCGGCGTTAACACTGACTGCGTCGGGATCGGCGGCTAAATCGTTGGCAGCACCGTCGAACCCCGAAGGCGACACGACCGGGTCTTCGGAGGGCTCGTCACTCACTGCTTTATAAATCGGTATCTCGGTCTATCAGACTTCCGATCCGCTTGACAGCGCCGTCACACAGGTTCACAAACGGAGGCTGTGGTCGTGTCGAGAGTAACGCCGACTCGCGCCAAGCCGAGAGCAGCGCCGACTCGCGCCGAGGTGCGGCATTCACTGCGTAGGCATTCACCGCGTACGGTGCGGGGCTCGTGAGCCGACCGACCACCGCGCGGGTCAGGTTGGCCCGTTCGCTCCCGCAGTCGACTCCTCGTCGTTCGGTGCCGACGTGGCGGGCGCCGAGTCGGCGGGGTCGCCGTCCTCTGCCGTGTCGGTGCCGCGCCCCGTCACGTCGGGTTTGCTGCCGGCCCGCTCACCCTCCGGCCGACCGTCTTCCGGGCCGCCGACGCGGGCGATGCCCGACGTGTCGTCGAACACCAGATGTCGGTGCGGGTACGCCATCTCCACGTCGGCGTCCGCGAGTCGCTCGCGGATCAGCGTGTTCACGTCCGACTGCACCTTCGCGAGCTTGTACGGCTTCTTGACCCAGTAGCGAAGACGGAGGAGCACGCCGTCGTCGCCGAACTCGTGAAGCCGGCAGTCGGGGCTGGCCACGTACCGCGCGACGCCGACCCGGATGTCGGGACCGCCGTCGATCACGGCGTCACAGTCCCGAGCCGCGCGCTCGATGAGGCGTCGGGCCTCGTCGATGTCGCTTTCGTACGTGACCAACACGTCGATCGTTCGCCGGGTCCGCTCGTCTTCGGCGGAGTAGTTCGTCACGTCGCGCTCGCGCATCGTTCCGTTCGGCACGACGAGGAACGTGTTGTCGAGCGTGAATATCTTCGTGTATCGAATCGTGATGTCCTCGACGAACCCGGTGGTGCCGTTCTCTAACTCGATCATGTCGCCGATTTCGAACGGCTGGTCCGCGAGGATGAACACGCCGTTGATGAAGTTCCCGACGAGCGGCGCGAGGATGATCCCGATCACGGCCGAGAAGACCGCCGTCCCCAAGAGGAGGTCGGCAAACCGGAACCCGACGACCCAGAGGCCGACGAGCAGCGAGACCGTGATCGTCCCGACGCGGACGCCTCTGACGATCGTCTGTGCGACGCTCTGTCTCGACACGCGGCGGGCGACTGGGCGCCCGATGAGCCGCACGAGGAACTTCGACGCGAGGACCCCGACCGCGACCGAGAGGACGACGAGGAGCAGGCGTCCGGCGGCAGAGCCCACCGTGCCCGCGAGCACCTCGGCGAGTCGGGTGAGCCGCGCCGCGATCGAGATCGGAACCTCGGGCGATGCCATAGCCAACCCGCCGTCGCCCACCCGAAAAAGCGTTTCTCCCGGCGCCCGATCGAGACGGGCCGCGCGGCCGGTCGCCCGTGATTACGCGGCTCTGAAAACGCGTGCTACTCGGCTCATAGTAAAAACCTATACCGATGGAATACCTCGGCGAGCGTATGACAGACGATCTCCGCGACACGCTCGACCGCGTCGGGGACCGATTTAATCTCGGAGAATATGAGATCGACGCGTACCTCGCCGTCCTCGAACACGGCGAACTGACGGCGAGCGACATCGCCGACCGGACCGACATCCCGCAGCCGCGCGTGTACGACACCGTCCGCAGCCTCTCTGACCGCGGGCTCGTCGAACTCCGGGAGTCGCGGCCGATGAAGATCGTCGCCGTCGACCCCGACGACGCGTTCGGCGACCTGCGCTCGTCGTTCGCGGAGATGGTCGACGAACTGGAGGCGCGCTACACCGCGCCGACCCGCGAGACCGAAGCGGTCTCGCTCGTGAAGTCGCGCTCGACGATCCTCCGGTACCTCGAAGAGGTGATCGCGGGCGCCGAGTACGAGCTTGCCCTCTCGCTGACGCCGGGGCTCCTCCGCCGCTTCCGCGACGAACTCGCGGCGAAGGTCCAAGCCGGCGTCAGCGTCGAACTCCTCGTCACGCCGGCCTCGCGAGCGCCGGACCCCGACAACTTCGACTACCTGGAAGTCGCGACCATCGCCCGCGCGCGCCGCGGCATCACCACGCCCATCCTCGCCGTCGGCGACGGGGAGTACTCCGTATACGCCACCCAAGACGCGCTCAGAGACGACCGCGAGCGCTACGGCGTCATCTTCAACCGCTCCGCGCTCGGCTTCCTCGTCTCCGGGTTCTTCGGGACCGTCCTGTGGACGACCGCCGAGACGCTCGCCGCGGACGGCGCCGCCCGCCCGTTCCCGCGTCGCTACGCCTCGATCCGCCGTGCGGTGAAAGACGTCCGCGAGTTCGGCGACGAGGACCTCTACGCGACCGTCGAGGGGCGCGACATCGAGACGGGCGACTCGGTGACGGTCCGCGGCCGCGTCGTCGACCTGGCCTTCGAAGACACCGAGGAAGTCGCGTCGCTGACCGTCGAGACCGAGGCCGGCCGCGTCGACATCGGCGGGCGCGTCGCCGCGCTCGAAGACGTCGAGGGTCAAGAGATCGTGCTCGGGCGCGACGAGCCTCCCGCGCTGTAGGCGACTCGCGCCGTTCGCGGCTCCCGTTGCTCCCGGCGAGGCGCAGCGCCCTGATTTTTAACCCTCACGGCCGGCAGATCGGTATGGAGTACACGACGCTCGGGAACACCGGCGCGACCGTGAGCCGACTCGCCCTCGGGTGTATGAGTTTCGGAAGCGAGCACAAGTGGATGCTCGACGAGGAGGAGGGCCGCGAACTGATCGAGCGCGCGATCGGTCTGGGAATCACGTTCTTCGACACCGCGAACGTCTACTCGAACGGCGAGAGCGAGTCGATCCTCGGCGACGTGCTCGGCGAGTACGACCGCGACCGGTTCACCGTCGCCACGAAGGTGTACGGCGAGATGGACGAGACGAATCCTAACTCGGGCGGGCTCTCGCGGAAGGCCATCGAACAGGAACTGGAGAACAGCCTCGACCGACTCGGGATGGAGACGATCGATCTGTATCAGATCCACCGCTGGGACGACGAGACGCCCATCGAGGAGACGCTCGCCGCGCTCGACGACGCGGTGCGGCGCGGGAAAGTCCGCTATCTCGGCGCCTCGTCGATGTGGGCCCACCAGTTCGCGGCGGCGCTCCACGCCAGCGAGCGCGAGGGGTACGACCGGTTCGTCACCATGCAGAACCTCTACAACCTCGCGTACCGCGAGGAGGAGCGCGAGATGGTTCCGCTCTGCGAGCGCGAGGGGATCGGCATGCTCCCGTGGAGCCCCGTCGGCGCCGGCTACCTCGCGCGCCCCTACGAACAGGACGACGCGACGGTCCGCGGGGAACACGAGACGGCGCTCGGGCGGCCGTATCGCGAGGGCGGCGGCGAGGAGATCAACCGCCGAGTCGAGGAGCTCGCCGACGAGAAGGGCGTCGAGATGGCCCAGATCGCGCTCCGGTGGGTCGCCGGGAAGGACGTGGTCGACGCACCGATCGTCGGCACGTCGAGCGTCGACCACCTCGAAGACGCCGTCGAAGCGCTCGACATCGACCTGTCCGACTCGGATATCGAGTGGCTCGAAGCGCCGTACGAGCCGGTCCGCGTCTCGGGCCACGAGTAGCCTCGGAGTCACGGACGACGGCGATCCGGTTGCCCCCCGCTCGCGACCCGACTCCCCTGACACGGCGTAACAAACTTAACGGTTCACTCTGTACCAGTAGGTAGTGGCATCCCGACAGGGCGGGCCGGGGAACACCGAGTCACCCCGTCCCGGATCGACGGAGCGTCGGACCGCGTCCACGACCGCGCCGGCGGGGGCTCGCCGGCGGACACCACAGAGAACCGACTCCCTTCCTCACCGTCCGGACTCGCCGCGGGCGCAGGCGCCGGGGGTGGACCGACCGACCGGACGCACCGCCGAGGACCCGCCCGTTCGCGACCCCGTACGCTACGCGCTCACCGATCACTTCCGCGAGCGGCTGGAACAGCCGGGCCGGTACGTCTCGACGCGGGCCGTCAGCGACGCCATCCGGCGGGGGCAACTCCGGTGGAACCGGACGGACGGCTGGCGGTTCGCCCTCGTCGACGGCGGGGTCCGGTTCGTCGTCGTCGTGGGCGACACGGAGACGAACTCCCCGGTCGTCGTCACCGGGTGGACGGAGGTCGCCGACCGCGAGGCGGCTCTCGAAACCCCTCGCTGGGACCCGGTCGACATCGACACCATCGCCGTGCGGACGGCCCTGAGCGAGTCCTCGTCCACGCCGATTCCCGACCGCATCCGCCCTCGGACCGTGACGCGCCCCTTCGTCGTCGGCGACCACCGGCTCGAAACGGCGCCCGGAGAGCCGTTCGTCCGCTGTACGACCTGCGGCTGCCGATTCCGCTCGAAAGACGCGATCACCGAGCGCGGGTGTCGCGGCGGGCAAACGGGCCGGTAGCGACCTCGCTGTCCGCCCGCGCTCGCGGACGCTATTCATTTCCGCGTCGGTGCCGAATCGTGCGTAATGACCGACGATTCCGGCGCACCCGCTGCGGACGCCGAGGCCGGGGCCGATGCCGGCGACGCGGACGACCCGGCCTCTGACGCCGCGGAACCCGACAAAGGACTCTCGCTCGACCGCTTTCACGAGGCGTTAGAGGCCGAAGAGCGTCCGGTCGCGACCGCCAGCGAGGTCGCGAGACGGCTCGGGACGACGCAGGCGGCCGCGCGAGACGCACTCGGTGCGCTCGTCGACCGCGGCGACGTCGACCGACTGGACGTCGAGAGCGACCCGGTCGTCTTCTTCCCGAGGGACTGGGGCCGACTGGCGACCCGCGAGCGCGTGGTCGCGTTCCCGGATCGGCGCGAAATCGTCGTCGACCGCCCGACGCAGTTCACCCGCGCGCGGCTCTCCCAATTTGCCCACCTCGTCGACACCACGGGGACCGACCCCGGCACTCGCGGGTACCTCTATCGCATCAGACAGGAGGACGTGTGGGCG
This genomic window from Halorubrum sp. PV6 contains:
- a CDS encoding mechanosensitive ion channel family protein, translated to MASPEVPISIAARLTRLAEVLAGTVGSAAGRLLLVVLSVAVGVLASKFLVRLIGRPVARRVSRQSVAQTIVRGVRVGTITVSLLVGLWVVGFRFADLLLGTAVFSAVIGIILAPLVGNFINGVFILADQPFEIGDMIELENGTTGFVEDITIRYTKIFTLDNTFLVVPNGTMRERDVTNYSAEDERTRRTIDVLVTYESDIDEARRLIERAARDCDAVIDGGPDIRVGVARYVASPDCRLHEFGDDGVLLRLRYWVKKPYKLAKVQSDVNTLIRERLADADVEMAYPHRHLVFDDTSGIARVGGPEDGRPEGERAGSKPDVTGRGTDTAEDGDPADSAPATSAPNDEESTAGANGPT
- the trmB gene encoding HTH-type sugar sensing transcriptional regulator TrmB; the protein is MTDDLRDTLDRVGDRFNLGEYEIDAYLAVLEHGELTASDIADRTDIPQPRVYDTVRSLSDRGLVELRESRPMKIVAVDPDDAFGDLRSSFAEMVDELEARYTAPTRETEAVSLVKSRSTILRYLEEVIAGAEYELALSLTPGLLRRFRDELAAKVQAGVSVELLVTPASRAPDPDNFDYLEVATIARARRGITTPILAVGDGEYSVYATQDALRDDRERYGVIFNRSALGFLVSGFFGTVLWTTAETLAADGAARPFPRRYASIRRAVKDVREFGDEDLYATVEGRDIETGDSVTVRGRVVDLAFEDTEEVASLTVETEAGRVDIGGRVAALEDVEGQEIVLGRDEPPAL
- a CDS encoding aldo/keto reductase — translated: MEYTTLGNTGATVSRLALGCMSFGSEHKWMLDEEEGRELIERAIGLGITFFDTANVYSNGESESILGDVLGEYDRDRFTVATKVYGEMDETNPNSGGLSRKAIEQELENSLDRLGMETIDLYQIHRWDDETPIEETLAALDDAVRRGKVRYLGASSMWAHQFAAALHASEREGYDRFVTMQNLYNLAYREEEREMVPLCEREGIGMLPWSPVGAGYLARPYEQDDATVRGEHETALGRPYREGGGEEINRRVEELADEKGVEMAQIALRWVAGKDVVDAPIVGTSSVDHLEDAVEALDIDLSDSDIEWLEAPYEPVRVSGHE